TTGGCTAGCTAGCTAAGCTAAGCTAAGCTACAGCCTACAGCTTGATTTGTGGAGCCGCTTTCTCCTCCTATTTAAGCCCCTTGTTTTCCcattcttttcttcttttttaaaCTCCTGCTTAGCCCTTCTCCTTCTCATAAAAATATCTTCCTCTAAACAAAGTTTTCAgcttcttttttttttatatatatagatatttgTAAAGATTTACAGTTTGATATTGGTAGTGTGTTTAATGGAAGGAGGTCCAGTAGTGGTTAACCAAGAAGGAGATGAGGAGCTGTTGAATTTACCCCCAGGGTTCCGGTTTCATCCCACAGATGAGGAGATTATAACTCATTATCTTACTCACAAGATTGTCAACCCTGGCTTCAATGCAACTGCTGTTGGAGAAGTTGATCTCAACAAGTGTGAACCTTGGGATTTACCAAGTAAGTATCCTTAGATTTCCAATAATTGTCTGATTCTGTGCTATTCCTTGTATTTATTTTTCTTAGTGAATTATTCCTTGTAGTATATAATTTGGCAAATAATGAATAGATAATTTGCTCCCGTGATAACATCGTTCAAAGAATTTTTTATTATACCATCTGAATATACTTGTCATATTCAGATTTATTTATGATGATTTCTGGAATACACTTGTCATATTAAGTTTTATTTATGTTGATTCCGAATACACTTGTTCTATTTGCTTGGTTGAAAGGTGAATAATGGCACCATGAAGCAAAATGTGTAGTGAAGTGATATATATAGTAATTCGTACattttgtatattattttaatagGTGATTATATTTGTTTTGTAGAAATTAGAAACTATAATATTTTGTAGCTAGAGGTTTGTAAATGCTTAATTTTTGCATAATGACTTGCAGAGAAAGCAAAGATGGGAGAGAAAGAATGGTATTTCTTTTGCCAAAGAGACAGGAAGTATCCCACAGGAATGAGAACAAACAGGGCCACGGAATTAGGATACTGGAAAGCCACCGGAAAAGATAAGGAGATATATCGAAAAGCCAAAAATCGCGACCAAGGCGGACAGCAACAGTTAATTGGGATGAAGAAAACTCTTGTTTTCTACATGGGAAGAGCTCCTAAAGGAGAAAAAACAAACTGGGTCATGCATGAATTCAGACTCGACGCCAAATTATCTTACCAAAACTTTCCTACTAAGGCTGCAGCAAAGGTTCGTACGCATTTTCTATTTTGTTTAGGCAATTAGGAGTTTTTTCTATTTCTAGTAGGTTGTCACGGAACCACTATTTTCTGGTTTTGCAATTCATAGGAATGAACACGTTTATAATGCGAAATAACCGAACCGAACCAACTTTGTTTTGACTATTCAACTAACACCCAGAAATATTGACATTGCTAGCTacttgcatatatatatatatatatatatatatatatatatatatattgacatgtATGATAGAATTGACAGATCATGTAAAAATATGCCAAATGCATCTGTATTAGTTGAACATTCGTACAACAGCTATTTGTTTCTCTTAAGTATTAGCCAATTGCGAAAATTTTAATATTTACATTTGTCTATCGATTAAAAATCAACCTCTTATTAGTCTTTCAGTGCGTCCAACACATGAAATAATTTGATCCGCTATCAAATCACTGACCGGAAACACGCATTTTTCTTTTTGCAGGATGAATGGGTTGTGTGCAAGGTTTTTCACAAGAATGCGGCGACGACGTCAATGATGAACAAGAAAAATTCAATGACTGATCTGATAAGAATGGACTCTTTCGTGGAAGGCCTTTTGGACAGTAATTCTCTGCCACCATTGATGGATTCTCCTTACACAACCAATACCGACATCAATGGTACTGCTAACAATATAACCGCTACTCATGGATTACAAGATTTGAAAGGGACAATAATATATCCACCTTCGGGGTTTAGATCCTTGGATGGAAAGTTTACGAACCAAATGCAAATGCAGCAGCATGGCTACATGGCCCCTACCTCTGGTATAAACCATCCATATTCTCAAAGCACTCATAACTACACTTATGATCAAGTTCCGAACGCCGTGTTTTACTCCCAAAATGCTAATTTCCCGTACCAAGGTTCTTCAAGTCTCGGTAATTACTTGAACCAACAAAGCTTCAATAATTCTATTCCTGGTAATCGACAATGCAAGGTGGAGCAGTACTCGTCCAATCTCACTCGTTCACAGGACACCGGACTAAGCACTGACTTGACGGCTGAGATATCGTCCAAGCAACAAGTGGATAGAAGCAAACCAACTTATAACCAAGATGCTGATCAGGGCACTTCAGCTGGCCGTCTTGCAGATTTGGATTCTTTCTGGGATTTTCAATAAGTttagaattatttaatttaatatgtGCACCAAATTATGAttatttgtttgttttatttATTAATCGTTCAGGTCAACACATTGTAATCAATCAACTAGCTAGCTAGCTATTTACTGGGAAGTATATATATACGTCTTCCATTGGATCGTATCATCTTCGATCTTTTGAGAGGATAACTAGTCCAATAGGAAAGCTCCAAGTTTAATTtattgatgtatatatatatagcttAGTTTCTTGTTGGAATTTAACTCTCTTTTATTTAACCTACAATTCTTCCTAGTGACTAATGGTAATAGATATACAAATATAGGAATTCTATTTATTGATACATATACTTACTTACGGGCGTTTGAATCGCGGATGAAAATAGTAATCGGGAATGGGAATCGAGTAAATTACCATACTACTCTCTCCCTCCCATTtatttacactttcctttttcGGATGTGCCTTCTGATtgtttatattttaaattttttcaaaaatagtaatttttttataatttttagaataactacatccactacttctctCCCCCCCTATACCAattttatacatataatattaatcgatCCCACTACTTTACttattttttttaacttttctCCAATATTTCATCATTTTTTTAATTTCATGTCCAACCCAAATGTAAATATTTGatagggacggagggagtactttATTTCTAATTTCGGATTGTAATATATTTTACGCCCTCAATTTCATCGAATATCTTTCCCATTTCCCGTGTAAATGGAATATCAATTCCGAATCACGGAGTTGATCAGAGATAGTAAATTGGTTTCCGATCATATTGGAATATCAATTGAATTGGAGCTAATCAATCTCAACAACCTGGATTTTTAAGTCTTTTGCTCTACTGTACATGCGCTAGACTAAGCTTTCAATTTCAGGAATGTAGCGTAAACATACTACTCTACGAAATAAAACGCAAGCCTTATTTATATATATGAACAGTTGACACTGTGTAAGAAACGGAGGAACAGACATGTGATTATCTTACATAGTTTCTTTCATATTGAACCCAAAGGTTCCTTACTTGATTACAAGCAAGAGCACAAATGTTTAAGTAAAATCAACCTAGCTATAACTTGCCTGGATTTTTGCGTAAAACATGCCCTGATATGTTGTTTCTTTTTTGTTTTTTGATGAGTAAACTCAGGTTTAAAATAGCTATAAGATAGTTTTATCTGCATACCTAACTTTGCTACTACGCATTTGATGACGCGTTTTCTTCATGATCACCATAGATGTAGAATTAATGATAGTTGAAAGATGATCTGTGGGAAGAATCTTCCAGTGTTCTGAGTGTAAATGAATCATCTCATGCGCTGGGGCATAACAGATCATACATGTTACTTACATTCTAGTTTAAGTGCCTCAGAAAACGCTACGCTCGATTTAGCTGCCTATTATCTGAATCTAACCACTAAACACCCTTCTTAGCTTATGATTTCAATACAACAGTCTGGTTTACATGACCTTTTATAGTAATCCCAGTGACAAATGAGACGAGTTTTTAACCTCCACCAACACCATGAATAATATGAAAATTAATCGACAACTACATGTGAAGAGTGAAGAAGACGATTAAGCTCATTTTGCAGAAAACAATTTAAAATCAGGACATGATCAAATTCGTACAAATTAATCTATTTATCTGCGAAATATTTTATTAACCGAATAATAAACATGTCATACGCACTTAGCAGGTATATTTATGAAACAGGCTTCCTATTCCTTTTAGAACATCGACCAGATAGacgattttttttttttaaaattaaaatgagACTCAAGGCGTAAAGATTACAAATAGGGAGGGGAAATCAACGTACGAGATGTTGGAAATTAATCTTAAAACTTATTATTTAAGttttgttttaattttaaataaatatgtTGTTATTTTAATCAAAACTTATTCTATGTTTTAAGTAAAATGCAGCACCTAGTTTGTAGTCGTGGAATTATTAGTCAGCTAGAAGCTGTCATATAGTCTGTTTGAGTATTTGTAGGGCAAGTTGGAGTCATGAAGTATTATTAGGAGTGTTATTCCTGGATGTACGTAGTATGTGATAGGTTATAATATCACTGCATGTAATCAATTTCATTTTGAGAGAAATAAAATTAGTACTTGTTTTTATGTTCTCTTCATCTTAAACATACAAATGTATGTTTGAGTATTTTTAATTCTacacttggtatcagagcttcatgATCTAGGGCTTGtgatacatacatttatatatatatatatatatattaagtatttaTCTGTGATTTAAAATGGcatcaaaaaaaataaaatctcCATCTATATTGAATGAGGTATCAAGATGAAAACATTCTTGATAGAGAAGCatgagaaaaagaaagagaagcaaGAACAAAAATCAAGGAGGAACATGAGCGGTGAAAATAATGAGAAAGATATCATGCCACAAGCGGTCGTGAAAGTAATTTTATTTTAGAAGTATGAGTGATTATGTGCACCCGGAGAGAAGTGCTCCAAAGTTTTTTTTGATGAGATgtgcatcaaaattgatggtgGTGAAAAGTGCATCATAGATGAAGAGAAGTGCTTCataagtttagattaagggggtgATTACGTGCACCATAGAGAGAAGTACTTCAAAATTGTTTTTGATGAGAAGTGCATCAAACTTGAtagtggtgagaagtgcatcacaaaATGGAGagatggtggtgagaagtgcatcacaaaGATGAAGAGAAGTGTTTCATAAGTTTAAGATTAAGGGGGTGATTGTTGGAAATTAATCTTAAAACTTATTATTTAAGttttgttttaattttaaataaatgtGTTGTTATTTTAATCTAAGCTTATTCTATGTTTTAAGTAAAATGCAACACCTAGTTTGTAGTCGTGGAATTAGTCAGCTAGAAGCAGTCATAGTCTGTTTGAGTATTTGTTGGGCAAGTTGGAGTCATTAAGTATTTTTAGGAGTGTTATTCCTGTATGTATCTAGTATGTCATAGGTTATATATCACTGCATGTAATCAATTTCATTTTGAGAGAAATAAAATTAGTACTTATTTTTATGTTCTTCTTCATCTTAAACATACAAATGTATGTTTGAGTATTTTTAATTCTACACGAGAGACCCTCACTCTTTGCCATTAGCCAAGACCCCGATCATTGGACGCAATATGGACCACAATGGTTGGGTTTTGATTTTAGGACTTTAAATGATACCACAAATGAACTTCACAATTTGACTGTACACTGTTCCCTACTTTTTCCTTATGTTTAGAAACGAAGTGTTAGGGGCTATAATACTGAAAAATTAGTAAAAAGGTAGTTTGGTCATTTTAGTAGTGAATTCAAGTCCCAAATTAGGCGCCAAAGTTTGTTAGACTGTTAAATAGCAATATATAAACATTTTCTAGTTTTTATGGAAAAATATAACAAACTCTTACGTTTCCCCCTCTCTTTTCTATCTCTTTCTCTAAATCTCTCTGGTGTATCATCATCTCTCTATTTTCTTAGTGGTTACTGATTAACCGATTACTCAAGAGTAAGGATCCTGTAACAATGGTATCGGAGCCATTCTCTTGAGAAATCTCTCTCGATTTCGGTTAGTTTCGAAGCAGTTATCGGTAATTTTGGCGCCGTCAACAAGGAAATCAACGGCGACAATGGCATCAACACCGAGTGATGATCAATTCAAGTTGTTAGAAAAGAAAATTGATGATCAGCAACATCGATTAGAGGATTTGATGAAGCTGATTGtagatttacaaaaccctaattctgcTTCAACATCTCAAACTCCTCCTCTATTGATAGGTAATGTCTCGAGACCATTAGGTTATGTTCCTAAACTTAAATTTCCTAAATTTGATGGCTCAAACTCTAAGAATTGGGTAAAAAAATGTGATAAGTACTTTGGGTTGTGTAAAATCCCTGATGAACAAAAGGTTGATTTGGCCTCATTGTATATGATTGACAAAGCTGAAGTGTGGGTTAATGATTATCTCTCTGGAAGGAGAAATGTGGTTTGGAGTGAGTTTATCATGGATTTGGATGCTAGGTTTAGGGATGAGTTAGGAGATAATGCGGTAGAGGAGTTTAATAAGTTGCATCAAACAGCTTCTCTGGAAATGTAAGTTgatgaatttgagaaattgagatCTGTTTTGTGCCAGCAGAACCATAGGTTACCTAATGCTTATCTACTTGAAAGTTTTGTTGGAGGGTTAAAACCAACAATTAAACCATTTGTGAAGGCCTTTAAACCCACTAGTGTGACTGAAGCAATTAGGTTTGCAAGGTTACAGGAAGAAACTTTGACTGCTAGTAGTGTTAAGACTAAGACCACTTTTCCTGTGTATTCTAATTATAGGAACAACACTACTAATATGCCTATACAAAATGTTAATAAACCACCCTTGCTCCCTACTCCTCAAATGAAACCTATTCATTCATTGATACCCTAAGAGAATGCCAGACCTTTTAAGTACATACCTGCAGAGGTGAGAGCAGATAAGTTGGCTAAAGGATTACGTTATTACTGTGATCAAAAGTATGAAAGGGGGCATAAGTGCAAGTTTAAAGAAACCCAATTGTTCACTGTGAAAATACCCTGTGAGCCTGAGGAAGAATTGTCAGATGACAGTGAATTGGGGGAGGGATTAATTGAACCCTGCATATCAGTTAATGCGTTGTCAAGAAACCAGAGTTTCCAAACAATGCGGGTTAAAGGAATGGTGGGAagtgatgaggatcaaggaatgaatatgttaatttggatttggttatgtgtacttgtggtgatgttcaattggagaggatgcaaagatgggttatgaagcttacttggacaacaaggaataaaagAGCggtgcatgaagttggacaagttgatgattattatataattattaattcgaattttgttaggaatatatgtgcattagtttgatgatatgttcaacaaaacacttaagtagaagtttagtgtttgtagcctcaacggataagaccactttggctatccgttgatggtgcagctttacttagaaataagtctagtattgtagcacatttcagtctctgtatttaagatataattcttggaagttgagagaaaatataagtcatgttgactactagaagatatgcaaataggaaggccaattgtaaatatttcatgccttgtaattttgtataaatgaagtggtatcaacggatatcttaaagaccttcaacggatgagaaacaaagcttcaacggatgtctctaaagcttcaacggatagagcttcaactgctaacacatcaacggataaagccatcaacggatgaaggcttcaacggatgttctgttaaatagcagttgataagtggtagttgtaacagcagacagaggcacatgggttgatagagataactgaaatgtggaagcctaatttcaggaacatcagaaaaagtagccgttctactctagtacaaagaggcaatagtcaacaaagtacttgagtgatatggagaagaaacaagtggagaacttattttattattgtatttttatctttgtcttcacttgtacacttggtgatatataaaccaagtagcagctagtaattagataagaatttttccagtgctgtttagaaaaatcttgagagaaaaattatctagtttgtactaggacgcagctgtgatcaacatctagaatcacagattttctgaaataccatctctggtggaacaacaatccaccagaaaagtttttaaggtctgttgtgttctttacattagtgcttgaatatatatctgtctgtattagcttaaagcaattcacacacttgtttatcttgaacacaaagcctttaaaactgctcaaaacttgaaaaagttttgagatttacattcaaccccccttttgtaaatctcattgttagtccactaggaataacaattggtatcagagcaagctcttgacacacaaagagtttaaagatcttggaaactaacaaagatgagtaaaaaggatattggagtaaaaatcccagttcttgacaaagacagttatcaccattggaaggtgaaaattcaccttcatctactctcccaagatgaaggttatgtaaactgcattgagaatggtcctcacattccccacaaagtagccacagttgctacggccacaattgctgttggtcaatccattccaaaacctagagcagaatggacaatggaagacacagaagaagtc
The sequence above is drawn from the Apium graveolens cultivar Ventura chromosome 2, ASM990537v1, whole genome shotgun sequence genome and encodes:
- the LOC141707714 gene encoding NAC domain-containing protein 46-like, translated to MEGGPVVVNQEGDEELLNLPPGFRFHPTDEEIITHYLTHKIVNPGFNATAVGEVDLNKCEPWDLPKKAKMGEKEWYFFCQRDRKYPTGMRTNRATELGYWKATGKDKEIYRKAKNRDQGGQQQLIGMKKTLVFYMGRAPKGEKTNWVMHEFRLDAKLSYQNFPTKAAAKDEWVVCKVFHKNAATTSMMNKKNSMTDLIRMDSFVEGLLDSNSLPPLMDSPYTTNTDINGTANNITATHGLQDLKGTIIYPPSGFRSLDGKFTNQMQMQQHGYMAPTSGINHPYSQSTHNYTYDQVPNAVFYSQNANFPYQGSSSLGNYLNQQSFNNSIPGNRQCKVEQYSSNLTRSQDTGLSTDLTAEISSKQQVDRSKPTYNQDADQGTSAGRLADLDSFWDFQ